From the genome of Nocardia sp. NBC_01503, one region includes:
- a CDS encoding family 1 encapsulin nanocompartment shell protein encodes MNNLHRELAPITSAAWTAIEEEATRTFKRHIAGRRVVDVSGPHGADYSAVGVGRTAPITSPGDGVQARQRVVVPLVELRVPFSLSRDELDNVERGAKDTDLDAVKEAAKKVAFAEDRALFEGYPAAGIVGIRASTSSEPVKLPGDPKLAPEAVTQALSKLRLAGVDGPYSVLLSADLYTAVSETSDHGHPIRTHIERLIDGEIIWAPAIDGAFVLSTRGGDFDLQIGQDLSIGYLSHDAESVQLYFQESLTFLVYTAEAAVALEA; translated from the coding sequence ATGAACAACCTCCACCGGGAACTCGCGCCGATCACCTCCGCCGCCTGGACGGCGATCGAGGAGGAGGCGACCCGAACCTTCAAGCGGCACATCGCCGGTCGGCGCGTGGTCGATGTCTCCGGACCGCACGGCGCGGACTACTCCGCGGTGGGTGTGGGCCGCACCGCGCCCATCACCTCCCCCGGTGACGGGGTGCAGGCGCGCCAGCGCGTGGTGGTGCCGCTGGTGGAGCTGCGGGTGCCGTTCAGCCTGTCCCGCGATGAGCTCGACAATGTGGAGCGCGGGGCCAAGGACACCGATCTGGACGCGGTGAAGGAGGCGGCCAAGAAGGTCGCGTTCGCCGAGGACCGGGCGCTGTTCGAGGGGTATCCGGCCGCGGGGATCGTCGGTATCCGCGCGAGCACCTCATCCGAACCGGTGAAGCTGCCGGGCGATCCGAAGCTGGCTCCCGAGGCCGTCACCCAGGCCCTGAGCAAGCTGCGGCTGGCGGGCGTGGACGGACCGTACTCGGTGCTGCTCTCCGCCGATCTGTACACCGCGGTCAGCGAGACCTCCGATCACGGACATCCGATCCGGACCCATATCGAGCGGCTGATCGACGGCGAGATCATCTGGGCCCCGGCCATCGACGGCGCATTCGTGCTCTCCACCCGCGGTGGGGATTTCGACCTGCAGATCGGCCAGGATCTCTCCATCGGCTATCTCTCGCACGATGCCGAATCCGTCCAGCTGTACTTCCAGGAGTCGCTGACCTTCCTGGTCTACACCGCCGAGGCGGCCGTCGCCCTGGAGGCGTGA
- a CDS encoding NUDIX hydrolase, translating to MVTPLGRVEAVIRTAALAHIRDRRLLQTRSTGKDVFYMAGGKIDPGETPVSALHREIREELGVDTVEVAELGVFEAEAYGHAPGTRLHMTCFLGELADEPRASGEIAELRWFTLAEYQAMEHVAPGSLLVFQRLHALGLIDA from the coding sequence ATGGTGACACCGCTCGGTAGGGTCGAGGCCGTGATTCGCACAGCGGCTCTGGCGCATATCCGGGATCGTCGTCTGCTGCAGACCAGGTCCACCGGCAAAGATGTCTTCTATATGGCCGGCGGCAAGATCGATCCGGGTGAGACCCCGGTTTCGGCGCTGCACCGCGAGATTCGCGAGGAGCTCGGCGTGGACACCGTCGAGGTGGCCGAACTCGGCGTCTTCGAGGCGGAGGCGTACGGCCACGCGCCCGGCACTCGGCTGCATATGACCTGTTTCCTCGGTGAGCTCGCCGATGAGCCCCGAGCCTCCGGTGAGATCGCCGAACTGCGCTGGTTCACGCTCGCCGAGTATCAGGCCATGGAGCATGTGGCCCCGGGTTCACTCCTGGTCTTTCAGCGGCTGCACGCCCTCGGCCTGATCGACGCCTGA
- a CDS encoding Dyp-type peroxidase gives MGEPQPILDPLTPAAIFLVATIDEGGEAVVRDLLADLPGLRRSVGFRIPGAGLDCIASIGSAAWDRLFAGAKPVELHEFPSYIGERHQAPATPGDLLFHIKSQNQDACFELAMTLAERLAGAATIVDQTVGFRYFEQRDLLGFVDGTENPAGALAVSAALVGDEDAEFAGGSYVIVQKYLHNLGDWKALSIEEQQRVIGRTKLDDFELSDADKPANSHVAVNDQDDNGTILRANMPFGSVKDGEFGTYYVAYSATPAVTEVMLERMFLGTDEAAYDRILDFSTAVTGTSFFAPPLGFFDALPDAPAPAAAQVRESPATNGVVSHDGSLGIGTLKRS, from the coding sequence ATGGGTGAGCCGCAGCCGATTCTCGACCCGCTTACGCCCGCCGCGATCTTCCTCGTCGCGACCATCGATGAGGGCGGCGAGGCGGTGGTACGCGATCTACTGGCGGATCTGCCTGGATTACGCCGATCCGTCGGCTTCCGGATACCGGGGGCGGGGCTCGACTGCATCGCGAGCATCGGTTCCGCCGCCTGGGATCGCCTCTTCGCGGGTGCGAAACCTGTTGAACTGCACGAGTTCCCGTCCTACATCGGGGAGCGGCATCAGGCCCCCGCGACCCCGGGCGACCTGCTCTTCCACATCAAGTCACAGAACCAGGACGCCTGCTTCGAATTGGCGATGACGCTGGCCGAACGACTGGCCGGGGCCGCCACCATTGTCGATCAAACCGTCGGTTTCCGGTATTTCGAGCAGCGCGATCTACTCGGCTTCGTCGACGGCACCGAGAATCCCGCGGGCGCGCTCGCGGTCTCGGCGGCATTGGTCGGCGACGAAGACGCCGAATTCGCCGGTGGCAGTTATGTGATCGTGCAGAAGTATCTGCACAACCTGGGTGATTGGAAGGCGCTCTCGATCGAGGAGCAGCAGCGCGTGATCGGGCGCACCAAGCTCGACGACTTCGAGCTCTCCGACGCCGACAAGCCCGCCAATTCCCATGTGGCCGTGAATGACCAGGACGACAACGGCACCATCCTGCGCGCCAATATGCCCTTCGGCAGCGTCAAGGACGGCGAGTTCGGCACCTACTATGTCGCGTACTCGGCCACGCCCGCGGTCACCGAGGTGATGCTCGAGCGCATGTTCCTCGGTACCGACGAAGCGGCCTACGACCGCATCCTGGATTTCTCCACGGCCGTCACCGGCACCTCGTTCTTCGCCCCGCCCCTGGGGTTCTTCGACGCGCTGCCGGACGCACCCGCGCCGGCGGCCGCGCAAGTTCGGGAATCTCCGGCAACCAATGGTGTTGTCTCCCACGATGGTTCCCTCGGAATCGGCACGTTGAAAAGGAGTTAG
- a CDS encoding thymidylate synthase: MDTAPRDPQSQAPRDTQYEDLLRLVLESGTPKADRTGTGTRSIFGHQLRYDLSQGFPLITTKKVHLKSIVYELLWFLRGDSNVKWLQEHGVTIWDEWADANGDLGPVYGAQWRSWPSLDGTHIDQISQVLQTLRTDPDSRRMIVSAWNVAELNRMALAPCHAFFQFYVADGKLSCQLYQRSADLFLGVPFNIASYALLTQMVAQQTELLPGDFIWTGGDVHIYDNHVAQVREQLTRAPYPFPKLNLRPAPTLFDYVYEDVEIQDYQHHPAIKAAVAV; this comes from the coding sequence GTGGATACCGCCCCTCGAGACCCCCAGAGCCAGGCCCCGCGCGACACTCAGTACGAGGATCTGCTGAGGCTGGTGCTGGAGTCGGGCACCCCGAAGGCGGATCGCACGGGTACCGGTACCCGCAGCATCTTCGGACATCAACTGCGCTATGACCTGTCGCAGGGCTTTCCGCTGATCACCACCAAGAAGGTGCATCTCAAGTCGATCGTCTACGAGTTGCTGTGGTTCCTGCGCGGCGATTCGAATGTGAAGTGGCTGCAGGAGCACGGGGTCACCATCTGGGACGAATGGGCCGACGCCAATGGCGATCTGGGTCCGGTCTACGGCGCGCAGTGGCGGTCCTGGCCGAGTCTGGACGGCACCCATATCGATCAGATCTCGCAGGTGCTGCAGACGCTGCGCACCGATCCGGATTCGCGGCGCATGATCGTGTCGGCCTGGAATGTGGCCGAATTGAATCGGATGGCGCTCGCACCGTGCCATGCCTTCTTCCAGTTCTATGTGGCGGACGGCAAACTCTCCTGCCAGCTGTATCAGCGCAGTGCGGATCTGTTCCTGGGTGTGCCGTTCAATATCGCGAGCTATGCGCTGCTGACACAGATGGTGGCGCAGCAGACCGAGCTACTGCCCGGCGATTTCATCTGGACCGGTGGCGACGTGCATATCTACGACAATCATGTGGCGCAGGTGCGCGAACAGCTGACGCGTGCGCCGTATCCGTTCCCGAAGTTGAATCTGCGCCCCGCGCCGACACTCTTCGATTACGTGTACGAGGATGTGGAAATCCAGGATTACCAGCATCATCCGGCGATCAAGGCCGCGGTGGCGGTGTGA
- a CDS encoding cupin domain-containing protein, which produces MDKKSLTAVARQQLKLAATASSGRSSLTIYGGHAHSLRQTVIAMTAGQSLAEHENSGEATMVVLSGVLALISGTNEWKGSAGDLLVIPNARHSVKAIDDVAFLLTVAK; this is translated from the coding sequence ATGGACAAGAAGTCGCTGACCGCGGTCGCCCGCCAGCAGCTCAAGCTGGCCGCGACCGCATCGAGCGGACGTAGTTCGCTCACCATCTACGGCGGGCACGCGCACAGCCTGCGCCAGACGGTGATCGCCATGACCGCGGGGCAGTCCCTCGCCGAGCACGAGAACTCGGGCGAGGCCACCATGGTCGTGCTCAGTGGTGTGCTGGCTCTCATCAGCGGAACCAATGAATGGAAGGGATCCGCCGGTGACCTGCTGGTGATCCCGAACGCGCGGCACAGTGTGAAGGCCATCGACGATGTGGCCTTCCTGCTCACCGTCGCGAAATAG
- a CDS encoding dihydrofolate reductase: MRTIGLIWAQTPDGVIGLDNAIPWRVPEDMAHFKEVTWGHPVVMGRRTWDSLPARFRPLEGRRNIVVTRQADWSAEGAERASSVEEALELSGTGTVWVAGGGEIYRAAMPFATELMVTEVDSDVAGDCYAAPIGPEWTADEDPWRESAKGLRFRFRRYLREPR, translated from the coding sequence GTGAGAACCATCGGGCTGATCTGGGCCCAGACCCCGGACGGGGTGATCGGTTTGGACAATGCCATTCCCTGGCGCGTGCCCGAGGATATGGCGCATTTCAAAGAGGTCACCTGGGGCCATCCGGTGGTGATGGGCAGGCGCACCTGGGATTCACTGCCCGCGCGCTTCCGTCCGCTGGAGGGCCGTCGCAATATCGTGGTGACCCGGCAGGCGGACTGGTCCGCCGAGGGGGCCGAACGGGCGAGCTCGGTCGAGGAGGCCCTCGAACTGAGCGGCACCGGAACGGTCTGGGTCGCGGGTGGTGGTGAGATCTACCGCGCCGCAATGCCGTTCGCCACCGAGCTGATGGTCACCGAGGTGGACTCCGATGTCGCCGGCGATTGCTATGCCGCACCCATCGGCCCGGAGTGGACCGCCGATGAGGATCCGTGGCGAGAGTCCGCGAAGGGTCTGCGCTTCCGCTTCCGTCGTTATCTGCGTGAACCCCGATAA